Proteins encoded by one window of Vitis riparia cultivar Riparia Gloire de Montpellier isolate 1030 chromosome 11, EGFV_Vit.rip_1.0, whole genome shotgun sequence:
- the LOC117925699 gene encoding PTI1-like tyrosine-protein kinase At3g15890 has product MGSSLSCCGAEKVDEGVTLVGVNSPWRIFSYKELYTATNGFSEENKLGEGGFGSVYWGKTTDGLQIAVKKLKAMNSKAEMEFAVEVEVLGRVRHKNLLGLRGYCVGTDQRLIVYDYMPNLSLLSHLHGQFSSPVQLDWRRRMKIIIGSAEGLLYLHHEVTPHIIHRDIKASNVLLDSDFEPLVADFGFAKLIPEGVSHMTTRVKGTLGYLAPEYAMWGKVSESCDVYSFGILLLEILTGKKPIEKLPGGVKRTITEWAEPLIIKGRFKDLVDPRLRGNFDENQLRQAINVAALCVQNESEKRPNMKEVVSLLKGYQPKEKVTQMRMESVKYGEELLALDQGSDDDDDDDDDDDDNDPDESKGYGVFGAMEVQKMPEPRIRRGDRRIM; this is encoded by the exons ATGGGATCATCTCTGAGTTGCTGTGGTGCAGAGAAGGTTGATGAAGG GGTAACATTAGTCGGAGTTAACAGTCCATGGAGGATATTCTCCTATAAGGAGTTGTATACAGCTACTAATGGTTTTAGTGAGGAGAACAAGCTTGGAGAAGGAGGTTTTGGAAGTGTGTACTGGGGAAAAACTACTgatggccttcag ATAGCTGTCAAAAAGTTAAAAGCCATGAACTCAAAGGCTGAGATGGAATTTGCAGTAGAAGTTGAAGTTCTCGGACGGGTTCGGCACAAAAATTTGTTGGGTCTTCGGGGTTATTGTGTGGGGACTGATCAGCGCCTCATAGTCTATGATTACATGCCTAATCTAAGCTTGCTTTCTCATCTCCATGGTCAATTTTCGAGTCCAGTCCAGCTAGACTGGAGAAGGAGAATGAAAATCATAATCGGCTCTGCTGAAGGCCTACT GTACTTGCATCATGAGGTGACACCCCACATCATTCATAGAGATATAAAGGCTAGTAATGTGCTTCTGGATTCAGATTTTGAACCACTGGTTGCTGATTTTGGGTTTGCAAAGCTAATCCCAGAAGGTGTTAGCCACATGACAACCCGTGTTAAGGGCACTTTGGGATACCTAGCACCAGAATATGCCATGTGGGGGAAGGTTTCAGAGAGTTGTGATGTATACAGTTTCGGAATTCTTCTATTAGAGATTCTCACTGGAAAAAAACCAATAGAAAAGCTCCCTGGTGGAGTTAAGAGGACGATAACTGAATGGGCTGAACCCCTGATAATCAAAGGGAGGTTTAAGGATCTTGTGGATCCAAGGCTTCGAGGGAACTTCGATGAAAACCAACTGAGACAGGCCATCAATGTTGCTGCCCTATGTGTACAAAATGAATCTGAGAAGCGGCCTAACATGAAGGAAGTGGTTAGCCTTCTAAAAGGTTATCAGCCCAAAGAAAAAGTGACCCAAATGAGAATGGAAAGCGTAAAATATGGGGAAGAATTATTGGCACTTGACCAAGgcagtgatgatgatgatgatgatgatgatgatgatgatgataatgatccTGATGAAAGCAAAGGGTATGGCGTTTTTGGTGCCATGGAAGTGCAGAAGATGCCAGAACCTCGCATTCGCCGTGGAGACAGAAGAATTATGTAA